The window CCGACCGTGAAACCGATCACCTCGATCTGATGGTGACCGGGATAAATGCCAAACACCTGAACGGTTGCCGTGAAATCAACGACCTGATTGCAGGGCTACGCTCTGAGATGCAGCATCGGGAAGCGAATCGACCATTGCATCCCGACAGGAAGGCGCTTTAACCTGCAGTTTCGAGTTCTGCTGACACGCGCCGGGTCTGGATAAACCCCAAGCCCAGCGCCGACTCGACCACCACAGCCAGCAATATGCCCGGCCCGGCATGGCCATTGAGCCATTCGCCGAAACCCAGCACTGCCAGGCCAAAACAGCCGACGGTAAACCCGGTGCTCAGCGCATTACGGGTAACAGACGGCGCCTCGTTTCGAACCAGATAAAACATCACGCCCAATGCCGCGAACAGCACCGCACTGCGCCGCGCGACAAACCCTGCCGCCGATGAAAATTCAATACTCCAGATCGCCAGCAGCCAATCCGGCATCAAGCCCCAGACCAGGGCCAGCAGAAAACACAGAAGGGAAGTGAGGGTCGACAGGGTGCGAAACGATAACTGCATGGCGAATCCTTGCGGCAGTGAGGGGGGGCGCCAAAGCATAGCGCCAGATCCCTCACAGGAGTACCGCAAAGTGCAAAATCAGACCTTTCAGTCAGTTCTGATAACTGCACGCGTCAGAAAGCTTCCGGTAGCTGATTTCTTCGGGTTTGCCTGACGTGTCGACGTACTTCATGTCGGCCGTGATCACTTTGCATTCCAGTGTGTTCGGTTCAGTCAGGGCGACCACTTTGCCGATGTTCAACGGCATGCCGTAGTGATAGGGGGTGGCTTGCGAGGACGACGTGTCATTGGCCTGCGCAAGACCGGTAAATGCGGTGCAGGCGAGGGCGGAAGTCATCAGCAGCGTACGGATGTTCATGGGGCGATCTCCAGTGCAGACGTTGAGTCAGCTCGACGGATTGAGCGTCGAACCTGCCGCACTGGGCGTCAGAGGAACCTGAGGGCGTGCGGTCCAGTAAAGTCTTGGACCGCGCGGTTAACGGATGGTTAACCCGGCTGAACGCCGCCTGTCGCGAGGTTTTTTTCTGTCGGATGATTCGTTAGGAAAGCGTCTACGAAGTCTTCGGCTTGGTCCTACAAGGGCAGGCGCCTTGTCGACTTTCGCCGGATGGGTTGAAGCGATTACTGTTTGGGCTCGCTGCAAAATCAGCGGACAGGTTTGGTCACCTGTGAGAACAGTGCACATATGTGTGCCATGATTCGCCAAGCGGACATCTACGTCCTTATAGCGCATCGTTGTGGCGGCTGTGTGCAGGACGCCTTCGGGCGAGCTGAGTTACTGTTCTCGGTTGACCAAGCCTGTATACAGTCCGCCTCCCATCGTTTGGTCACGGTGGGGCGGTTACTTCAAAACAGATGAGTAACTTTCTATGACAACGCTAAACGCATTTCCCGATCGCTACCGTTCAATCAACAGCAGCGTTACCGACTCAAGTCCCTTGGTGATCGACACCGAAGCCAATCCCCAAGACATCCTCGAAGCCGCTCTACAGCGGGTCCGGGCCTCCAGTCAGCTGCTTGAAACGCTCCACTGCCAATGCTTCAAGCACGGCGATGTTCAGGATATCCCCCACATCACTCATGCGGTTTACCTTCTGACTCAGGATGGTTGTGATCTGTTGCAGGTTGCCCAGCAGCGGATGATGGGGTGGAAGGCGCCGGTCTGACGCCACTGCGGTACATAACAAGCCAGTCTCCTGCGGACACTGGCTTGTTTACACGCGTACCGAGTTAAAGCATTCCTGAAAACTACGCTGTCCTCAGGTCACTGCTGCTTGCATCAGGAATCATCGCGAGCTGGACCTCGACACTGTTTTCTTTTTTTGCCATCCAGCGATCTACGTTGATTTTATGTTCCGGCGCTTGAGTGGCGGAGCCGTAGATGTCCTCAGGCACTAGTTTGAGGAAGCTAAGGGTGTGAATCCGTTGTCTTGATGTATCAAGCCGTCCAATTTCTGCTCTCAACACATTTGCCTCTTGCTGGTACTGCCGACGGTCAGATTGGTAAGCGAACCTCAGTTCAGCTTCTTTCGCCTTCAGCCGCTCCTGCATCTCTTGCAATTGGTAGTAAACCTGGTCGTACTCTGTTTTGGTAACCACGGTAGTCCCGCTTTCCTGGGTTTGCTGCCAGCGGCGCAATGTTGCCCAAGCGTACGGAATGTAGGAGGGCACCATGTAGTGATCGCTCATCTGGAACAGTTGCATCACAAAAGCATCACGGTCGGGCATATCGCCGAACTTTTTCAATGCCTTGGTGCAAGCCGCCTCTTCGATAGAGTCGCAACCTGGGTCCCAGAGAACCGCGGATTGCTCGCGCCCTTTAAAATGAACGGGCATGAAATGGTGCAGATTACCCTGGTGTTCGTATGGAGCACCGCCAGTTCGCGACAGGCCTATAGCGAAAATAAGTGCGCCTAAAGGGGCGGTGACAAAACTGAGGACCACGCCGGGCATCCAGATACTTTTGCGAGTGTTCATCCAGGGCGCGGGAACACTTGGAATAGGGTCGTTGCTGTTGACCATGCGGTGATGGGCCAAGTCTGCCGCGCCGTTGACGAAGTCGGCGTCACCGGCTCGTGGCGAGCCGTAGGTATAAAGCAATATGTCGTACGCATTTGGACTGCGTCGTAATGCTTCTGCGAGTAACGTCGCGATTGCCCCGCCTAGGCTATGTCCGCAAATAATGATCTTTTGCCCAGTATAAAACTGCTCAAGATAGACTTGAATGAAGGTGCTCATCGCCTTATAGGCTGTGTAGAAACCTTGGTGCGTTTTGCCAACACCTTCTTCAAACGGTACTTGCTCCGCATCGGTGTCTCGCACAAAGTCTACGAGCTCCAGAGTTCCGCGAATGGATATTAGAATGACTGCGTCATGGTGAGTTATGAATGCCTGTGTATTAGTACCACCTTCTATTTCACTATCATCAAAAAAATGCCATTTTGCTGGATGTTCCTGAGCTAAGCCCAATCCAGTTTTGTTTTGATCATAGAGTGTTGGATCGAACGGCAAAATCTCGAAGCGCTTTGAGTAAGGCACATCTTCATAAAGCGGGTAGTAGCGGGTAGTTTGGGCTGCGTTGATCTTCCAAGCCTCTCGGAAACTAGCCAGTTCATTACCAAAAAGATTTCCGACGCTAGGGTTGAGAGGGAATTTTATAGTGTCAGTTGGCTGTTCAGGCGGCTCTTGACCAAAGTTGGCATAGCTCAAGCTGGCGAACAGTGAAAGTTGATATAAATTTAAGGCGCTGAATTCTTTGTCTTTCGATAACATGGGGCGAAAAGCGCGGAGTGGACGGACTTCAAGCACTGTGTGTTTATTGGGTAATAGCGCCACGCCAAATAGTTCGGACTCCTCGGGCCCGAAACCGATATCGCCCATGACTTTTAACAAATTGTAATTCGGTGGATATTTTTTTTCGGACCTAGGAGGGAGGTGAGCACTTTTTTTCACTAGGTCTCGAACTTCAACGTGGAAGAACTGATCAGCACCGGCCTTTGCTGGGTTGTTTTCGACACGTAAGCCATCTTTTCGAACAAAACGGGTTTGTTCAGCGTTGACTTGGAACTGAGTGATGGGTAATGGATATTTTTTCCGTTGCGAAAGAGCTTTGTAATATTCGTCAGCTCCTGAACATGGCGCATTCAGAGTCAGAACCACCGGTCCTTGGTAATGATTGAAAATCTTGGCAGATCCGTTGCCATCCAATACACCTGGGTATTCTTGGCGCGCACTGTCCACTAATACATAGGCAAGACCAGCATAGGGTTTGCCGCTGCCTGTCTCGTCCACCACTTGGAAACTGATCCAATCGCCTCTCAGTGGGCAGGCTTGTGATTTTTCACCCAATAAAGGCTTGCATGATGCCTTCGGCTCCATAGTAAATATCCTTATTCAGTACAGTTGGGATAAACAGTGCAGTCACGTCCATCCGGCATCTTAAATGGTTTAAATTTGGTCGTGTTTCCGTTACAGAATCCGTAGGGGTCCTCAATGCTTTTTCCTAAGCATCGCTTCCAACCTTCGGGAAATT is drawn from Pseudomonas sp. 31-12 and contains these coding sequences:
- a CDS encoding DUF1652 domain-containing protein, with the translated sequence MFLSALELRNIVESSFLPKRCQCTLSPDLSMTVKVYSDRETDHLDLMVTGINAKHLNGCREINDLIAGLRSEMQHREANRPLHPDRKAL
- a CDS encoding DUF2790 domain-containing protein; the protein is MNIRTLLMTSALACTAFTGLAQANDTSSSQATPYHYGMPLNIGKVVALTEPNTLECKVITADMKYVDTSGKPEEISYRKLSDACSYQN
- a CDS encoding lipase family protein — its product is MEPKASCKPLLGEKSQACPLRGDWISFQVVDETGSGKPYAGLAYVLVDSARQEYPGVLDGNGSAKIFNHYQGPVVLTLNAPCSGADEYYKALSQRKKYPLPITQFQVNAEQTRFVRKDGLRVENNPAKAGADQFFHVEVRDLVKKSAHLPPRSEKKYPPNYNLLKVMGDIGFGPEESELFGVALLPNKHTVLEVRPLRAFRPMLSKDKEFSALNLYQLSLFASLSYANFGQEPPEQPTDTIKFPLNPSVGNLFGNELASFREAWKINAAQTTRYYPLYEDVPYSKRFEILPFDPTLYDQNKTGLGLAQEHPAKWHFFDDSEIEGGTNTQAFITHHDAVILISIRGTLELVDFVRDTDAEQVPFEEGVGKTHQGFYTAYKAMSTFIQVYLEQFYTGQKIIICGHSLGGAIATLLAEALRRSPNAYDILLYTYGSPRAGDADFVNGAADLAHHRMVNSNDPIPSVPAPWMNTRKSIWMPGVVLSFVTAPLGALIFAIGLSRTGGAPYEHQGNLHHFMPVHFKGREQSAVLWDPGCDSIEEAACTKALKKFGDMPDRDAFVMQLFQMSDHYMVPSYIPYAWATLRRWQQTQESGTTVVTKTEYDQVYYQLQEMQERLKAKEAELRFAYQSDRRQYQQEANVLRAEIGRLDTSRQRIHTLSFLKLVPEDIYGSATQAPEHKINVDRWMAKKENSVEVQLAMIPDASSSDLRTA